A single genomic interval of Clostridium facile harbors:
- a CDS encoding ABC-F family ATP-binding cassette domain-containing protein, which produces MITVSNVSINFDGQNLFSHVDLKFAAGNCYGVIGANGAGKSTFLRILSGDLEPSTGEVSIQKNTRMSVLKQDHFAYDEFSVLDTIIQGNPRLYEVMQQKDALYAKEDFSEEDGDLAAELEAEFAELNGWDAETDAGKILQGLRLSTDLLYEQMGSLGDKEKVKILLARALFGQPDIILLDEPTNHLDVESIQWLEDFLMDYEGTVIVVSHDRHFLNNVCTHIVDVDYTQIKIYVGNYDFWYESSQLMQRMIKDQNKKKEDKIKELQNFIQRFSANKSKSKQATSRRKLLEKLAVEEMPASSRRYPYVGFEMEREPGKEILEVEGLSKTMDGQLLLDNISFRLNKGDKVAFVGENELAITALFQILMGELDADQGRYKWGGTTTQSYFPKDNNSYFDGCEDSLLNWLKQYSTDDTETYLRSFLGKMLFSGDDVYKPVNVLSGGEKVRCMLSRMMMFHSNVLVLDQPTNHLDLESITAVNNGLIDFKGVILFASYDHQFIQTIANRIIEVTPEGKLIDRLSTYDEYLEYKESLEA; this is translated from the coding sequence ATGATTACTGTATCCAATGTTAGTATTAATTTTGATGGGCAAAATTTATTTTCCCATGTGGATTTAAAGTTCGCGGCAGGGAACTGCTATGGGGTAATTGGGGCGAATGGCGCCGGAAAATCTACCTTTTTGCGTATTTTATCCGGCGATTTGGAGCCTTCTACCGGTGAGGTTTCCATTCAAAAGAATACCAGAATGTCTGTGTTAAAACAGGACCATTTTGCGTATGATGAATTCTCTGTGCTAGATACGATTATTCAGGGGAATCCACGTTTATACGAAGTGATGCAGCAAAAAGATGCTTTGTATGCCAAAGAGGATTTCAGTGAAGAAGATGGGGATTTGGCTGCTGAACTGGAAGCAGAATTTGCAGAACTGAACGGATGGGATGCGGAAACGGATGCGGGAAAAATCCTGCAAGGATTGCGTCTGAGTACTGACCTGCTCTATGAACAGATGGGAAGCTTGGGGGATAAGGAGAAAGTAAAAATCCTGTTGGCGCGGGCATTATTTGGCCAGCCGGATATTATCCTGCTGGACGAGCCTACCAACCACTTGGATGTGGAATCCATCCAATGGCTGGAGGACTTTTTGATGGATTATGAAGGCACTGTAATTGTGGTATCTCATGACCGTCATTTTTTAAACAATGTATGCACCCATATTGTGGATGTAGATTATACCCAAATTAAAATTTATGTGGGGAACTATGACTTTTGGTATGAATCCAGCCAACTGATGCAGCGGATGATCAAAGACCAGAATAAGAAAAAAGAGGACAAAATCAAAGAACTGCAAAACTTTATCCAGCGCTTTTCCGCTAATAAGTCCAAATCCAAGCAGGCGACTTCCCGCCGTAAACTGCTGGAAAAACTGGCCGTGGAAGAAATGCCAGCTTCCTCCCGCCGATACCCTTATGTTGGGTTTGAGATGGAGCGGGAACCAGGAAAGGAAATCCTGGAAGTAGAAGGCTTATCCAAAACTATGGATGGACAGTTGCTGTTGGACAATATTTCATTCCGCTTAAATAAAGGGGACAAAGTCGCATTTGTTGGAGAAAATGAGCTGGCGATTACAGCGCTGTTTCAAATCCTAATGGGAGAATTGGACGCAGACCAGGGAAGATATAAATGGGGTGGGACAACAACCCAATCCTATTTTCCAAAGGATAATAATAGTTATTTTGATGGCTGTGAGGATAGCCTATTAAATTGGTTAAAACAATATTCCACCGATGATACAGAAACCTATTTGCGTAGTTTTTTAGGGAAAATGTTGTTTTCTGGAGATGACGTTTACAAACCAGTTAATGTTTTATCCGGTGGGGAGAAAGTCCGCTGTATGCTTTCCCGTATGATGATGTTTCACTCCAATGTGTTGGTATTAGACCAGCCAACGAACCATTTAGATCTGGAATCTATTACCGCTGTCAATAACGGGTTGATTGACTTTAAAGGGGTCATTTTGTTTGCTTCTTATGACCATCAGTTTATCCAGACA
- a CDS encoding PadR family transcriptional regulator: protein MSIASDLIRGHTDTIILAHLLKEDSYGYRINKEIQRKTANQYELKEATLYTAFRRLEDAGYICSYWGNETTGARRRYYTITPEGKQAYYRLKEEWNHSKKLIDLLIENEESEGKSSWKTN, encoded by the coding sequence ATGTCAATTGCATCTGATTTAATCCGAGGCCATACAGATACTATCATTCTGGCCCACCTCTTAAAAGAAGATAGTTATGGTTATCGGATCAACAAAGAAATCCAACGCAAAACAGCAAACCAATATGAACTAAAAGAAGCTACATTGTATACTGCTTTCCGCCGTCTGGAGGATGCTGGTTACATCTGTTCCTATTGGGGGAATGAAACTACTGGAGCAAGGCGGAGATACTATACTATTACGCCAGAAGGTAAGCAGGCTTATTACAGGCTAAAAGAAGAGTGGAATCATTCTAAAAAACTAATTGACCTATTAATAGAAAACGAAGAAAGTGAGGGGAAGTCATCATGGAAAACAAATTAA
- a CDS encoding permease prefix domain 1-containing protein: MENKLRAYMEELFSEVTPTKQAVELKEEILQNLMDKYHDLLAEGKSPEAAYNIAVASIGDTDELLSTLKQGTQTFSQEQLENRRKKSAILISISVMLYILSVIPVILFEQFGYEIIGVSLMFIMVAIATGLIIYNAMTKPKYLKKDDSMVEEFKEWKTNQYSPNRSAMKAINSAIWSITVVIYMIISFTTFAWHITWVLFLIAAAVQGVVKAVFELRR; this comes from the coding sequence ATGGAAAACAAATTAAGGGCATATATGGAAGAACTATTTTCTGAAGTAACTCCAACCAAACAAGCAGTTGAACTAAAAGAGGAAATCCTGCAAAATTTAATGGATAAATATCACGATTTGCTGGCAGAAGGCAAATCTCCAGAAGCCGCCTATAATATCGCGGTTGCCAGTATTGGGGATACAGATGAACTCCTTTCCACATTAAAACAGGGGACGCAAACTTTTTCCCAAGAGCAACTGGAAAATCGACGTAAAAAATCCGCTATCCTAATTTCCATATCCGTTATGTTATATATTCTCAGTGTAATCCCTGTTATTTTATTTGAACAATTTGGATATGAAATAATTGGTGTTAGCTTAATGTTTATCATGGTGGCAATTGCGACAGGTCTCATTATTTATAATGCCATGACAAAACCCAAATATCTCAAAAAAGATGATAGCATGGTAGAAGAATTCAAAGAGTGGAAAACCAACCAATATAGCCCAAACCGTTCTGCGATGAAGGCAATTAACAGCGCAATCTGGTCAATAACAGTAGTGATTTATATGATAATCAGCTTTACCACATTTGCCTGGCATATTACATGGGTTCTCTTTTTAATCGCTGCTGCTGTACAAGGAGTAGTAAAGGCCGTGTTTGAATTAAGGAGGTAG
- a CDS encoding DUF4097 family beta strand repeat-containing protein, whose protein sequence is MGQQKNTSAIIRIVAYSCTAIILIVILVLSLFGRIPFVPGVNWNFGGNYANSEQYQIGSNELTLTDMTELEVNWMDGTITILPYDGTTVQFSETNAQNLAPKDQLHYLYKDGKLTIQYKGAKHFPFLFGSINGKGKSLEIKLPKSIAEHLNECSIDSVSSKIDISGIRTEKILLNTTSGDSKLRECATGALSADSVSGSIQGEQVVVNEKMDVDTTSGNVILSGSIRDVEFDSVSGELNLTSQVCPDQITTDTVSGKVTVSIPENDGFCYYKDTVSGKLQCDFSVTQEEDKGNYKNGKSEFSFNSLSGDITIKKVG, encoded by the coding sequence ATGGGTCAACAAAAAAACACCTCAGCTATCATCCGGATTGTAGCCTATTCTTGCACAGCTATTATACTAATTGTAATATTAGTCCTCAGCTTGTTTGGAAGAATCCCATTTGTTCCAGGCGTGAATTGGAATTTCGGTGGAAATTACGCCAATTCGGAACAGTATCAGATTGGTTCCAATGAACTAACACTAACTGACATGACAGAATTGGAGGTAAACTGGATGGATGGCACTATTACCATTCTTCCTTACGATGGAACAACTGTACAGTTTTCCGAGACTAATGCCCAGAATTTAGCCCCAAAGGATCAATTACACTATTTATACAAAGATGGAAAATTAACCATACAATATAAGGGGGCTAAACATTTCCCATTCCTGTTTGGCAGTATCAATGGAAAAGGAAAAAGCCTGGAAATTAAGCTCCCCAAAAGCATTGCGGAACATCTAAACGAATGCAGTATAGATAGTGTATCCTCCAAAATTGACATTTCGGGGATCCGAACAGAAAAAATCTTGTTGAATACTACTTCTGGGGATTCAAAATTGAGAGAATGCGCAACAGGTGCCCTATCTGCAGATTCTGTCAGTGGAAGTATACAAGGGGAACAAGTGGTAGTAAATGAAAAAATGGATGTAGATACCACGAGCGGAAACGTTATCCTTTCTGGTTCTATACGAGATGTTGAATTTGATAGTGTTTCAGGAGAGTTAAACCTCACTTCCCAAGTGTGTCCTGATCAAATTACAACAGATACTGTTAGTGGAAAAGTTACTGTTTCCATTCCGGAAAATGATGGTTTCTGCTATTACAAAGATACAGTGAGTGGTAAACTACAATGTGATTTTTCTGTTACCCAGGAAGAGGATAAAGGCAACTATAAAAATGGAAAGTCTGAATTTTCATTTAATTCCTTAAGCGGAGATATTACAATTAAAAAAGTCGGATAG
- a CDS encoding ABC transporter ATP-binding protein, which translates to MSNNKRRVGPMGPHGAGGMGSGEKAKDLKGTIKKLMKYLGKFKIAILVVFVFAIGSTVFSIVGPKILGNATTEVFNGIVGKLSGGAGIDFGKVGQILIFLLGLYIVSMLFAFLQGFIMTKVSQTVSYRMRKEISEKINRLPMKYFDTKTHGEVLSRVTNDIDTLGQSLNQSLTQLITSITLLIGILVMMFSISWLMTVVALLILPISMGCISIIVKHSQKYFRSQQEYLGHVNGQVEEVYGGQNIVKAFNNEKGVTDEFNQMNDTLYSSAWKSQFLSGMMMPIMTFIGNLGYVAVAVLGGWLAINQTITVGNIQSFIQYVKTFTQPINQIAQVTNLLQATGAAAERVFEFLEEEEEDQFAEHPNPITELQGSVQFAHVNFGYRPDKTIIHDFCAMVEPGQKVAIVGPTGAGKTTMVKLLMRFYDVNQGAILVDGYDIKDFNRSDLRKLFGMVLQDTWLFNGTIMENIRYGRLDATDEEVIEAAKAAHVHHFISTLPDGYNMVLNEDASNVSQGQKQLLTIARAILADPKILILDEATSSVDTRTEVQIQKAMDNLMKGRTSFVIAHRLSTIRDADMILVMKDGDIIEQGNHEELMAQHGFYENLYNSQFDKTSEVSA; encoded by the coding sequence ATGAGTAATAATAAAAGAAGAGTTGGTCCAATGGGGCCTCATGGCGCAGGCGGAATGGGTTCCGGTGAAAAGGCAAAAGATTTAAAGGGTACCATCAAAAAGTTGATGAAATACCTTGGAAAATTTAAAATCGCCATTTTAGTTGTTTTTGTGTTTGCGATTGGTAGTACTGTCTTTTCCATTGTAGGGCCAAAAATATTAGGGAATGCTACCACTGAGGTATTCAATGGTATTGTTGGGAAACTCTCTGGTGGAGCAGGAATTGATTTTGGAAAAGTTGGTCAGATTCTAATCTTTTTGCTGGGCCTATATATTGTTAGTATGCTGTTTGCCTTTCTACAGGGCTTTATTATGACAAAAGTTTCCCAAACTGTTTCTTATCGGATGAGAAAAGAAATTTCTGAGAAAATCAACCGATTGCCAATGAAATATTTTGATACCAAAACCCACGGTGAAGTGTTGTCCCGTGTAACCAATGATATTGATACCTTAGGTCAGAGCTTAAACCAGAGTTTGACCCAGTTGATTACCTCGATTACATTGCTCATTGGTATTTTGGTGATGATGTTTTCCATTAGCTGGTTGATGACAGTAGTGGCATTGCTGATTTTACCAATCTCCATGGGATGTATTTCAATCATTGTAAAGCATTCTCAAAAATATTTCCGTTCCCAACAGGAATATTTAGGGCATGTTAATGGTCAGGTAGAAGAAGTATATGGCGGACAGAACATTGTAAAAGCGTTTAATAATGAAAAAGGTGTTACAGACGAGTTTAACCAAATGAATGATACACTCTATAGTTCCGCATGGAAATCCCAGTTTTTATCTGGTATGATGATGCCAATCATGACTTTTATTGGAAACTTAGGCTATGTTGCGGTTGCTGTATTGGGAGGATGGCTAGCAATTAACCAGACCATTACCGTTGGTAATATTCAATCCTTTATCCAATATGTAAAAACATTCACTCAACCAATCAACCAGATTGCCCAGGTAACGAACCTGTTACAGGCAACCGGTGCTGCAGCAGAACGTGTCTTTGAATTCTTGGAAGAGGAGGAAGAAGATCAGTTCGCAGAACATCCAAATCCAATTACCGAATTACAGGGAAGTGTCCAGTTCGCTCATGTTAATTTTGGATACCGCCCAGATAAAACCATTATCCATGATTTCTGCGCAATGGTAGAACCAGGACAGAAAGTGGCAATTGTAGGACCAACTGGTGCTGGAAAAACCACGATGGTAAAACTGTTGATGCGGTTCTATGATGTTAATCAAGGTGCGATTTTAGTGGATGGATACGATATTAAGGACTTTAACCGCAGTGACCTTCGTAAATTGTTTGGGATGGTATTGCAGGATACCTGGTTATTTAATGGAACCATTATGGAAAATATCCGTTATGGCCGTTTAGATGCTACAGATGAAGAAGTAATCGAAGCGGCGAAAGCAGCCCATGTGCATCATTTTATATCCACATTGCCAGATGGGTACAATATGGTATTAAATGAAGACGCAAGCAACGTATCTCAAGGACAGAAGCAGTTGTTGACCATTGCCCGAGCCATATTAGCGGACCCAAAAATCTTGATTTTGGACGAAGCGACCAGCTCGGTTGATACCCGTACAGAGGTACAAATTCAAAAGGCAATGGATAACCTGATGAAAGGCAGGACCAGCTTTGTCATTGCCCATCGTTTGTCTACCATACGGGATGCAGATATGATTTTGGTCATGAAAGACGGAGATATTATTGAACAGGGGAACCATGAAGAATTAATGGCACAGCATGGTTTCTATGAAAACCTGTATAACTCTCAGTTCGATAAAACATCCGAAGTAAGCGCGTAA
- a CDS encoding ABC transporter ATP-binding protein, giving the protein MLKLIKYLKRSIIPILAILALLVVQAMCDLALPDYTSVIVNVGIQQNGIESAAPEYLSKTTKDHLGLFLTQDQKQQLDNSYTELSQEEFQKTKYYKQELFDEQLEQNPDLAIETFFKRNKLSEQELSDLETMLAKPVLINDSINQASLNQEDSSQTSENAEKMQQMFSQLTAAIPPQALQNATNLWDILELVPEQQMQAILEEMGKQFDDMPDSILAQSAIPGIKAEYDAIGLDTGTMQIHYIIFSGLQMLGIALTSMLATVIVTFLAARVAASLSRELRKQVFTKVVSFSNTELDHFSTASLITRSTNDIQQIQLVMVMLLRIVFYAPIIGVGGVLKVTGTNGSMTWVIGIAVLAILVIVGIMFAVAMPKFKKMQKLVDRLNLVTREILTGLPVIRAFITQKYEEKRFDKANKDLTGTNLFVNRVMSCMMPAMMFIMNSIAILVVWVGSQGVDAGTMQVGDMMAYIQYTMQIIMAFLMISMISVMLPRASVAANRIQEVLDTDVCIKDVKAPEKLDQVKGELTFQDVSFRYPNASEDALSHISFTAKPGQTTAIIGSTGSGKSTLLNLIPRFYDVTEGQVLLDGVDIKEISQHFLRDQLGYVPQKGVLFTGTVQSNINYGVPEEDTEHAKKAAEIAQATEFIDKLPKEYDAPIAEGGTNVSGGQKQRLSIARAIAKNPKIYLFDDSFSALDFKTDVALRKALKKQTGNSTVIIVAQRISTILNAEQILVLDEGKIVGKGTHKELMQTCEVYRQIASSQLSEEELDHE; this is encoded by the coding sequence ATGCTAAAATTGATTAAGTATCTAAAACGCTCTATCATTCCAATCTTGGCAATACTAGCTTTATTGGTTGTGCAGGCAATGTGTGACCTAGCTCTGCCAGATTATACATCAGTTATCGTTAATGTAGGGATTCAACAAAATGGGATTGAATCCGCTGCCCCAGAATATTTAAGTAAAACGACTAAAGACCATTTGGGTTTGTTTTTAACCCAAGACCAAAAGCAGCAATTAGATAATAGTTATACAGAATTATCTCAGGAAGAGTTCCAAAAAACAAAGTATTATAAACAGGAATTGTTCGATGAGCAATTGGAACAGAATCCAGATTTGGCCATAGAAACTTTTTTTAAAAGAAATAAACTTTCCGAACAGGAACTTTCTGATTTGGAAACAATGTTGGCAAAACCTGTGCTGATTAATGATTCGATCAACCAGGCTTCCTTAAACCAGGAAGATAGTTCTCAAACCAGTGAAAACGCAGAAAAAATGCAGCAGATGTTTTCCCAGCTAACAGCAGCTATTCCGCCTCAAGCACTACAAAATGCCACTAATTTATGGGATATTCTTGAACTAGTTCCTGAGCAGCAGATGCAAGCAATATTGGAGGAAATGGGGAAACAATTCGATGATATGCCAGATAGCATTCTAGCCCAAAGCGCTATTCCAGGGATAAAAGCGGAATATGATGCCATCGGTTTAGATACAGGCACGATGCAAATCCACTATATTATTTTTTCCGGTTTGCAGATGTTGGGCATTGCTCTAACGAGTATGTTGGCAACAGTTATTGTAACTTTCTTGGCAGCACGGGTTGCCGCATCCCTTTCCAGAGAATTGAGGAAACAAGTATTCACCAAGGTAGTATCCTTCTCCAACACTGAATTAGACCATTTTTCTACCGCTTCTTTAATTACCAGAAGCACCAACGATATCCAGCAGATCCAGCTGGTGATGGTAATGCTGCTTCGTATTGTGTTCTATGCCCCGATTATTGGCGTTGGCGGTGTGTTAAAGGTAACAGGGACCAACGGCTCCATGACTTGGGTAATAGGAATAGCGGTTCTTGCAATTCTGGTAATTGTAGGAATTATGTTTGCGGTAGCGATGCCAAAATTTAAGAAAATGCAAAAGTTGGTGGACCGCTTGAACCTAGTTACCCGGGAAATCTTAACTGGTTTGCCCGTTATCCGTGCATTTATCACCCAAAAATATGAAGAAAAACGGTTTGACAAAGCAAATAAGGATTTGACAGGGACGAACCTGTTTGTAAACCGTGTGATGTCCTGTATGATGCCAGCTATGATGTTTATTATGAACTCTATCGCTATTTTAGTCGTATGGGTAGGCAGCCAAGGGGTAGATGCCGGTACCATGCAGGTAGGGGATATGATGGCTTATATCCAGTATACCATGCAGATTATTATGGCATTCTTGATGATTTCCATGATTTCGGTTATGTTACCCCGTGCTTCGGTTGCAGCAAACCGTATCCAGGAAGTATTGGACACTGATGTCTGTATCAAAGACGTTAAGGCTCCAGAAAAATTGGATCAGGTAAAAGGGGAACTGACATTCCAGGATGTTTCTTTCCGTTACCCAAATGCTTCGGAAGACGCTCTTTCCCATATTTCCTTTACTGCGAAACCAGGGCAGACTACTGCTATTATTGGTAGTACTGGAAGTGGGAAATCCACGCTGTTAAATCTGATTCCGCGTTTTTATGATGTAACAGAGGGCCAAGTTTTATTGGATGGTGTTGATATAAAAGAGATTTCTCAGCACTTTTTAAGGGATCAGTTGGGATACGTACCACAAAAGGGTGTTTTGTTTACTGGAACTGTTCAATCCAATATTAACTATGGCGTTCCGGAAGAAGATACAGAACATGCGAAAAAGGCGGCTGAAATTGCTCAGGCAACGGAATTTATTGATAAACTGCCGAAAGAATACGATGCTCCTATCGCCGAAGGGGGTACTAACGTATCTGGCGGACAAAAACAGCGTCTTTCCATCGCCCGTGCGATTGCGAAAAATCCGAAAATTTATCTGTTTGATGATAGTTTTTCTGCGTTGGACTTTAAAACAGATGTTGCCTTGCGGAAAGCGCTGAAAAAACAAACTGGAAACAGCACTGTTATTATTGTAGCGCAGCGTATTAGTACCATTTTAAATGCAGAACAAATTTTAGTGCTGGATGAAGGAAAGATTGTAGGAAAAGGCACTCATAAGGAATTGATGCAAACTTGTGAGGTATACCGCCAGATTGCTTCATCCCAGTTATCAGAGGAGGAGTTGGATCATGAGTAA
- a CDS encoding MarR family winged helix-turn-helix transcriptional regulator, translating to MEDPRFMVGQIMHLYFSRSFTIVKELGVHPGQVPVLKLLFHQQGLSQKEIAEHLCVKPPTVTVTIQRMEKLNLIYKKQDEHDQRISRIFLTEQGKDVIKKLERSHFYLENEAFQGFSKEELTEFNEFLIRIRKNLKDVSGKDAFCSFASKSQ from the coding sequence TTGGAAGACCCACGGTTTATGGTAGGGCAGATTATGCACCTTTATTTTAGCCGCTCCTTTACTATTGTAAAAGAGTTGGGGGTACACCCCGGCCAAGTACCTGTTTTAAAACTGCTGTTTCATCAGCAAGGATTGAGTCAAAAAGAGATTGCGGAGCACCTTTGCGTGAAACCGCCTACTGTTACGGTTACAATCCAAAGGATGGAAAAATTAAACCTGATTTACAAAAAACAGGATGAACATGACCAACGTATTTCCAGGATATTTTTAACCGAACAAGGAAAAGATGTAATAAAAAAACTAGAACGAAGCCATTTTTATCTGGAAAATGAGGCTTTTCAGGGTTTTTCGAAAGAAGAGTTAACAGAATTTAACGAGTTTTTAATTCGTATCCGAAAAAACTTGAAAGATGTTTCTGGAAAAGATGCGTTTTGTTCCTTTGCTTCAAAATCACAATAA
- the lexA gene encoding transcriptional repressor LexA: MKRNYNEEIYQYIQQRCQDGIPPTIREICKDLGIKSTSTAHKYVSILVEQGLVEKDSNLTRTLRIPGSDATLIPLVGTITAGEPITAIQNIETYIPFSSSFSRNKEHFALKVRGESMIEAGIFDGDVVIIEKTPVAENGEIVAALIDDEATIKTFYKENGGYRLQPQNSTMDPILVDHVEILGKVKASIRYF, from the coding sequence TTGAAACGAAATTATAATGAAGAAATTTACCAATATATACAACAACGCTGCCAAGATGGGATTCCCCCAACTATTCGAGAAATCTGTAAAGATTTAGGGATCAAATCCACCTCTACCGCGCACAAATATGTTTCCATTTTAGTGGAACAGGGATTAGTAGAAAAAGATAGTAACCTGACCCGTACTTTGCGTATACCAGGTTCTGATGCCACTTTAATTCCATTGGTAGGTACAATTACTGCAGGGGAGCCCATTACTGCCATCCAAAATATCGAGACCTATATTCCGTTTTCCAGTTCTTTTAGCCGGAACAAAGAACACTTTGCCCTGAAAGTAAGAGGGGAAAGTATGATTGAAGCTGGCATTTTTGACGGAGATGTTGTGATTATTGAAAAAACCCCTGTAGCAGAAAATGGTGAAATCGTGGCAGCGTTAATTGATGATGAGGCAACAATTAAAACTTTTTATAAGGAAAACGGCGGTTACCGTTTGCAACCACAAAACTCTACTATGGATCCGATCCTGGTAGACCATGTAGAAATTCTAGGAAAAGTAAAAGCATCCATCCGTTACTTTTAA
- a CDS encoding GNAT family N-acetyltransferase, translating to MQTQQFLVTWIEPQQDKTKCFQIREQVFVKEQGFENEFDEIDETAYHLLIQAGENPIATARIFQQDDKWMIGRVCVIPPYRKHGVGRIAVEECEKQIQVLGGHSSHLSAQLRIQGFYESMGYRAEGDCYFDEFCPHIAMSKQLD from the coding sequence TTGCAAACACAACAATTTTTGGTGACATGGATTGAACCACAACAGGACAAAACCAAATGCTTTCAAATCAGGGAACAAGTATTTGTAAAAGAACAGGGTTTCGAAAACGAATTTGATGAAATAGATGAAACCGCATACCATCTGTTAATTCAGGCAGGGGAGAATCCCATTGCAACAGCAAGAATTTTTCAGCAAGATGATAAATGGATGATTGGAAGGGTTTGTGTGATACCTCCTTATCGAAAACACGGTGTTGGTCGCATTGCCGTAGAGGAGTGTGAAAAACAAATCCAAGTACTAGGAGGACATTCCTCCCATTTAAGCGCACAGCTCAGGATTCAGGGGTTTTATGAATCCATGGGATACCGGGCGGAAGGGGACTGCTATTTTGATGAATTTTGTCCCCATATCGCAATGTCAAAACAACTAGATTGA
- the gdhA gene encoding NADP-specific glutamate dehydrogenase, which produces MAFKSTYLANVYETVCKRNPNEPEFLQAVREVLESLELVVEKNPEIEKTGVIDRIVEPERFIQFRVSWVDDNGNVQVNRGFRVQFNSAIGPYKGGLRFHPTVCASVIKFLGFEQIFKNSLTTLPMGGGKGGSDFDPKGKSDGEIMRFCQSFMTELSKHIGADTDVPAGDIGVGAREIGFMFGQYKRLRNEFTGVLTGKGLTYGGSLTRTEATGYGLCYFTQEMLTHMANTSFEGKTVVISGSGNVAIYATQKATELGAKVVALSDSQGYVYDPEGIKLDVVKQIKEVERGRISEYAKRVPSATYTEGCRGIWSIKCDIALPCATQNELNGEEAKQLIANGVMAVAEGANMPSTPEAVEAFQAAGVLFGPAKAANAGGVACSGLEMSQNSMRYGWTFEEVDAKLQSIMKDIFKASYEAAKEYGVDGNLVAGANIAGFNKVANAMIAQGVAY; this is translated from the coding sequence ATGGCTTTTAAAAGTACATATTTGGCAAACGTATACGAAACCGTTTGCAAAAGAAATCCTAATGAACCAGAATTTTTGCAAGCTGTAAGAGAAGTTCTTGAATCTTTGGAATTGGTAGTAGAAAAAAACCCAGAAATCGAAAAAACTGGTGTAATCGATAGAATTGTAGAACCAGAACGTTTTATTCAGTTCCGTGTTTCTTGGGTTGACGATAACGGTAACGTTCAGGTAAATCGTGGCTTCCGTGTACAGTTCAACTCCGCAATTGGCCCTTACAAAGGCGGTTTGCGTTTCCATCCAACTGTTTGTGCTTCCGTTATCAAATTTTTGGGCTTTGAACAAATCTTTAAAAACAGCTTGACAACCCTGCCAATGGGCGGTGGTAAAGGTGGTTCTGATTTCGATCCAAAAGGAAAATCCGATGGGGAAATCATGCGTTTTTGCCAGAGCTTTATGACAGAATTGAGCAAACATATTGGTGCTGATACTGACGTTCCTGCTGGTGACATCGGCGTAGGTGCCCGTGAAATTGGCTTTATGTTTGGCCAATATAAACGTTTACGCAACGAATTTACTGGCGTATTAACCGGAAAAGGCTTGACTTATGGTGGTTCCTTGACAAGAACAGAAGCAACAGGTTATGGACTGTGCTACTTCACACAAGAAATGTTAACCCATATGGCAAACACTTCTTTTGAAGGTAAAACTGTTGTTATCTCCGGTTCTGGTAACGTTGCTATCTATGCAACCCAAAAAGCAACTGAACTAGGTGCAAAAGTAGTAGCTCTGTCTGACTCCCAGGGTTACGTATACGATCCAGAAGGAATCAAACTGGACGTTGTAAAACAAATTAAAGAAGTGGAAAGAGGAAGAATCTCCGAATACGCAAAACGCGTTCCTTCCGCTACTTATACAGAAGGCTGCCGTGGCATTTGGAGCATTAAATGTGATATTGCTCTGCCATGTGCTACCCAGAACGAATTAAATGGCGAAGAAGCAAAACAGCTGATTGCAAACGGTGTTATGGCTGTAGCAGAAGGTGCAAACATGCCTTCTACTCCAGAAGCTGTTGAAGCATTCCAGGCTGCTGGCGTTCTGTTCGGACCTGCTAAAGCTGCTAATGCTGGCGGTGTTGCTTGCTCTGGTTTGGAAATGAGCCAGAACTCCATGCGTTATGGCTGGACCTTTGAAGAAGTAGACGCAAAATTGCAAAGTATCATGAAAGATATCTTCAAAGCTTCTTATGAAGCTGCAAAAGAATACGGCGTAGATGGCAACCTGGTTGCTGGTGCTAACATTGCAGGATTTAACAAAGTTGCAAACGCTATGATTGCTCAAGGCGTTGCATATTAA